The DNA region ATACAAACTATTATTATATGTGAAAAGCAATATCTAAACCGGTTTTGGATTTATTTACTTAGTTTACTGATAAAACCATAATTTAAACCAAACTCTGTTGAtctgataacaaaaaaaaaacgattgaaAACTCTACTTTTCAGGACTTATAGTATATTCAGAGTGTAGATACCTAAACTCAAAACggaaccaaactaaaccaaatacTTTGGTTTTCTATTATTAAGTAACACCAAaggaaaaatctgaaaatttgaaagcataaaccaaaccgaaaccggtGCTCCGAATTTGTGATGTTGTCACATCACTCTAAACATCTAACCAATGAAACTACGACACGTCGGATAGAAGGTTCATGATACTTTAATTTCTCATGCAAAACgctttaaaaatgattttgagttACGACGATGGAAAAAAACGAAACTAAAATTAGCGAGTCATGCCCACGATTAATGCTCATATTTTTACCTTGACCGGAAAATTTCCCGGCGGGAACTTGGTGGTAAGCAGCTCACGCATTCTCCGAACAGCCTTGACATGGTTGGCTAAAACATCAAGCAACGGAAGCAGCTCCTCTGTTTTCAAAGGAAACTGATCCGTCAACCAAACCGAAGGACTCAAACTCTTCACAAACTCCTTTTCTTTGATCCGTTccgcagaagaagaagccaccGGAATCGCCTCTTCCGGTAAAGAAACCGACCTCCTCCCCCGTGACGACCGAGACTCCTCAACGTTAAAACGCCGGCTCTGCTGCCGTAAAGGCTCTGTAACACTCCTCCGATGATTCTCGTCCAACTCTGTTTCCACTTTCCTCGTTTTAAAACTGAAACTAACGTTTTCGATATCGTAAGCCTTAGCTTTCCATTCTCCAACGTTTTCAATCTTCTCTTGCCTTCGCCAATTCGTAACCTCAACGAGCTCAGCTTTAGTAACATCCATCCCTGGACGGTACAAGCTAGACTGACCGAAAATGCCAGCGATATCGCTATCGCTAATCGGATCTTTAGCGCTTTCGAAAGCGTTCAAGATCGTCTTATTGTCTCTGTTCAACACAAGCAACGTACCAGGAGATACATCAAGAAACTCGTCTCCGTCACTAAGAAAGAGAAAGCTCTGGTTCGCGCGGAGGATCTTGAAACCGTCGAACCCTGCTAAAGAAGTATCGGCGCGTAAGTCTCCGCCGCGTTTCCAGATCTTGTATGTGTCGGAAGGAGCGATTTTTCCGACGAACGGTATCACGGAGCTCTCGAAGTGAAACGATATCTCCATGTAGAAGTCTCTCATGCGGCTTAGCACGGAGATCAGATGAGGAAGCCTCCGTCTCCATTTGCACCACGCCGAACGGTGGTGGTTCCGGAGAACAGCCTCCGTGATCTCTGAGTTCCGACGACACAAAGCCTCGTGCAGAGAGTTCCAACCGGAGGCGTTCTGGAGCGTGACATCAGCTCCGGCGGAAGCGATCGTCTTCGCCGCGAAAACGTCGCCGAGACGCACCGCTAGATGAAGAGGCGTCTCTCGAAAAGGAACGTCACGGCGGTCTAGGACGGCGGAGATTCGCTCCGCGACTCGCTCTTGGTTTACTGAGTCGGACTCGGTGTGGATTTGTTCCGGTTCGGTTAGTTTAGGCAATGACGAAACTAGACGAGTCAAACCGGCGTGATCCCCTACAACGACGGCGTAGTGGACGGGACTATGAGCATAATCCTCTATCGTAGTGGCCGGAATATTTGTCGGCGATGACTTTGCCATGATTTTCCCGGCGACGGTTATAATGACACTAATGAGAGAGTTGAATAAGAAGTAAGTTTCGAAAATTATCTTGGACAAGAGTCAAACGCATGTACAATtgcattaatttttttgggcaGGTGACTTAATAGAGTTAATTACTCCATAATTTTCTCTACATTCAAGGCCATATGgtttaaaatacttatttagttttgaatatcCTAAATCTTTGTTTGGTAACAAATGActaaatcttcattttttttttctttcaaaatctgATCTTTTACACACAATTCAACAGGACAAAGATAAGATgcatgaatttatatttaaaataatgagATTCATATGAGAACAGAAATATacttgtttaataaaattatcaGTCAATGCAAAACAAGCTAATTAATTTTGAGTGCTGTATTATATAGGGAAATAAGTGTTGTGGACTTGTGGTCAAGTTGAAtcataatcttattatataaattttgttttgacagTTACGCAAGATTATGTGTCAATTGTATCTATAAGATATTTACATGGGTTAATTCTAATTTTgctaaactatttaataataaaatataaaaaattctaaatctataataaaaagaaaatttatacataaataaCAGCAGATAagtatttctaaaaatattaaatttaaattctaattatgaatctaattttattagatctttttgtatttatttaacaaaatatacataaagcTTGGTTTTAAAGTTGGTCATTAAGCAACATTTGTCGAGACTATCAAAATCCTAAAtctttgtttgtcaacaaataACTCAATCTTGAATATTTCATTCAAAATCTGATCTTTACACAATTCAACAGTCCAAACTACAAAGATAAGGTgcatgaatttatatttaaaataatgaaattcaCATGAGAACATAAATATActtgaataataaaatatcagtcaatacaaaataaactaattaattttgagtGGTGTATTGTATGGGAAAATAAGTGTTGTGGTCAAGCAATAACTAATGGTGCCATAAAAGTTCATTTTCTCACAAAGTactcttttatcattttttttagcGAATTGGTGTTGTTTTCTGAGattaatcaaattattatatattctcCTGGAGTATTTTATTTTGGGCGTTTAAAACCTTCTGACTCAGTCAGAGCCTCTTGGACCTGTTGCTCTGTTTGTTTCTTACCTTGGTTGGGCTCAGTTAAAGCTCGTGTCCAAACAGTAACCTTGAGTCTTGCCGTCCTCTGTCATTTATCCACGCCTGAACccggaaaaccaaaaaaaaaaaatcgtctttttgattctttgttgaacaaagaaaaaaaattcaggaaAGCTGAGCTCTGGAAATGGCGGGTTTGGCAATTTCACCTCCTCTCGgtctttccttttcttctcgAACTTGGAACCCTAAACCCACTTCGTATCTATCTCACAATCAAAGGTACTACCTTTATGTAAACGCAATCACACTCTCACATGATTATGCTTCAGCTTCGATTAAGAATTTGATTCCATGACCCAATGTGTAGGAATCCTATTAGACGGATAGTTTCAGCTCTGCCGAGTCCGTATGGAGATTCACTGAAAGCTGGTAACTTTAAAGCATTTGGGGTTGTTTAGGTTCTTCTAAATGTTGGCACTGAGTTGCTTGCCGCTACTAGTGATTTGTGTCTTAAGATTGGGTTGTGTTTGATTCAGGAATTTCGAGTAATGTTTCTGGGTCACAAATAAAGCTTGACAACAAGGATCCAAGGTCATCTCTATTTCTGTTATCCCTCTAGTTATGAATGCACCATTCTGTCAAAGTTTATGTTTTCACCATTGAAATTGCAATAGATCACTCTACCTTTCGTGTTTCTACGGCACTCTTTAATTCTTTAGCTCTTTCAGTATCcaattttgtgtgtttctctaAGGTAGATTGATTGTTCGATTTCTTGGTACTAATATTATTGATAGTACATGTCACCATAGACTATGTGGTTGTATGTTAGATAAGATAAAGTGTTAGAGTTTTTGGTACTAATGTCAACTGTGAACGAAAAATTATATCATGTTTGACACTCTTTTCTTATGATAATATACATGCTACCATAGACTATATGGTTGTGAATTGGTTGATAGAGATAGCTCAACCTTTCTCTTTCTAGTGTGTTCAACTgattttgtttctgtgttgCAATCTTTAGATTTGTGATTGAGGCGAAAAAAGGAAACCCGCCTGTCATGCCTTCAGTGATGACCCCTGGAGGACCTTTAGACCTTTCTTCTGTGTTATTCCGCAACCGCATCATCTTCATCGGACAACCAATTAACGCACAGGTGGCTCAGCGAGTCATATCTCAGCTTGTAACTCTCGCATCTATTGATGATAAATCCGACATCCTGGTTAGTCgaaagctcttttttttttccatgtcaCTTTTCAATAAGGTAAATCTCATATTTACTTAGAAGTAATCTTTGTTACAGATTTACTTGAATTGTCCTGGTGGCAGCACTTACTCCGTCTTAGCAATTTATGACTGTATGTCTTGGGTAAGTTTTGTTCCTGTAATAACACATTGTCTTCTCTCTTCCATCACCCAGAGACTTCGGTATATTAACATATTGAATTTGCTCCAAAATGATTTTTAGATCAAGCCTAAAGTTGGAACAGTGGCGTTTGGAGTAGCTGCAAGCCAAGGAGCACTTCTTCTTGCTGGAGGTGAAAAAGGAATGCGCTATGCAATGCCTAATACTCGTGTCATGATACATCAACCGCAAACTGGATGTGGAGTATGGTTCTTTAAACTTCTAGTTAATACCATTTAAGTTGGAGACTTATATGCGTATGAACTAAGTTGATTTCTTGCTGACATAATTTTGCAGGGACATGTGGAGGACGTGAGGAGACAAGTGAATGAAGCCATCGAAGCACGACAAGTAAGTCTCACTCTTTTTATCCTCATGCTTCCTTCTGTACGAATATGACAG from Camelina sativa cultivar DH55 chromosome 3, Cs, whole genome shotgun sequence includes:
- the LOC104770510 gene encoding ATP-dependent Clp protease proteolytic subunit 6, chloroplastic, producing MAGLAISPPLGLSFSSRTWNPKPTSYLSHNQRNPIRRIVSALPSPYGDSLKAGISSNVSGSQIKLDNKDPRFVIEAKKGNPPVMPSVMTPGGPLDLSSVLFRNRIIFIGQPINAQVAQRVISQLVTLASIDDKSDILIYLNCPGGSTYSVLAIYDCMSWIKPKVGTVAFGVAASQGALLLAGGEKGMRYAMPNTRVMIHQPQTGCGGHVEDVRRQVNEAIEARQKIDLMYAAFTGQPLEKVQQYTERDRFLSASEALEFGLIDGLLETEY